One window of the Eucalyptus grandis isolate ANBG69807.140 chromosome 8, ASM1654582v1, whole genome shotgun sequence genome contains the following:
- the LOC104456801 gene encoding glutathione S-transferase codes for MVMKVHGGVASTATMRVFATLYEKNLEFEFVPVDLRAGEHKKEPFLALNPFGQVPAFEDGDLKLFESRAITGYIAHAYADKGTPLVCEGKPMATVGVWMEVEAHQFDTLASKLQWELVYKPMFGMAMDAAVVEENEPKLAKVLDVYEARLSQSKYLGCDCFTLADLHHLPTLTNLMGTPLKKLFDARPKVSAWVADIMARPAWAKVLAMRSQK; via the exons ATGGTGATGAAGGTCCATGGAGGCGTCGCCTCCACCGCAACGATGCGGGTCTTCGCTACCCTCTACGAGAAGAACCTTGAGTTCGAGTTCGTCCCGGTCGACCTGCGAGCTGGCGAGCACAAGAAGGAGCCCTTCCTCGCCCTCAAC CCTTTCGGTCAAGTCCCAGCCTTTGAGGACGGAGATTTGAAGCTGTTCG AATCAAGGGCAATTACTGGATACATTGCTCATGCGTACGCGGACAAGGGCACTCCGCTCGTCTGTGAGGGCAAACCCATGGCGACGGTTGGTGTGTGGATGGAGGTCGAGGCCCACCAGTTTGACACCTTGGCGTCGAAGCTGCAGTGGGAGCTCGTGTACAAGCCGATGTTCGGCATGGCCATGGACGCTGCTGTAGTTGAGGAGAACGAGCCCAAGCTCGCCAAGGTCCTCGATGTCTACGAGGCCCGGCTGAGCCAGTCCAAGTACTTGGGCTGCGACTGCTTCACGCTCGCTGACCTCCACCACCTCCCGACCCTGACCAACCTGATGGGGACGCCATTGAAGAAGCTGTTCGACGCCCGCCCCAAGGTGAGCGCGTGGGTGGCCGACATCATGGCCCGGCCTGCTTGGGCCAAGGTTCTTGCCATGAGGAGCCAGAAGTGA
- the LOC104430794 gene encoding glutathione S-transferase-like, protein MVMKVHGAVISTATMRVFAALYEKDLEFLFVPIDLRAGEHKKEHFLALNPFGQVPAFEDEDLKLLESRAITQYIAHVYADKGTPLVCEGKPMATVGVWMEVEALQFDPLAVKLQWELVYNPRLGMATDAAVVEENEAKLAKVLDVYEARLSQSKYLGCDCFTLADLHHLPALTNLMGTPLKKLFDARPKVSAWVADIVARPAWAKVLAMRNQQ, encoded by the exons ATGGTGATGAAGGTCCATGGAGCCGTCATCTCCACCGCGACGATGCGGGTCTTCGCCGCCCTCTACGAGAAAGACCTCGAGTTTCTGTTCGTCCCCATCGACCTGCGGGCCGGCGAGCACAAGAAAGAGCACTTCCTCGCCCTCAAC CCTTTCGGTCAAGTCCCGGCCTTCGAGGACGAAGATTTGAAGCTGTTAG AATCCAGGGCAATTACTCAGTACATTGCTCATGTATACGCGGACAAGGGCACTCCGCTCGTCTGTGAGGGCAAACCAATGGCGACGGTTGGCGTGTGGATGGAGGTCGAGGCCCTCCAGTTTGACCCCCTGGCGGTGAAGCTGCAGTGGGAGCTCGTGTACAATCCAAGGCTTGGCATGGCCACGGACGCTGCTGTAGTCGAGGAGaacgaggccaagctcgccaaGGTCCTCGACGTCTACGAGGCTCGGCTGAGCCAGTCCAAGTACTTGGGCTGTGACTGCTTCACCCTGGCCGACCTCCACCACCTCCCAGCCCTGACCAACCTGATGGGGACACCATTGAAGAAGCTGTTCGATGCCCGCCCCAAGGTGAGCGCATGGGTGGCTGACATCGTGGCCCGGCCTGCTTGGGCCAAGGTTCTTGCCATGAGGAACCAGCAGTGA
- the LOC104456799 gene encoding glutathione S-transferase yields MVMKVYGNLMSTAAMRVFAALYEKDLEFELVTVDMKAGEHKQENFLALNPFGQVPAFEDGDLKLFESRAITQYIAHEYAAKGAPLVCEGKPMATVAVWMEVEAHQFDPVASKLQWELVFKPLFGMAVDAAAVKENEAKLVKVLDVYEARLGQSKYLGCDCFTLADLHHIPTLTNLMGTPLKELFEARPKVSAWVADIMARPAWAKVLAMRNKQ; encoded by the exons ATGGTGATGAAAGTTTATGGAAACCTCATGTCCACCGCGGCGATGCGGGTCTTCGCTGCCCTCTACGAGAAGGACCTCGAGTTCGAGCTCGTCACCGTCGACATGAAAGCGGGCGAGCACAAGCAGGAGAATTTCCTCGCCCTCAAC CCTTTCGGTCAAGTCCCGGCCTTTGAGGACGGAGACTTGAAGCTTTTCG AATCAAGGGCGATTACTCAGTACATTGCTCATGAATACGCCGCCAAGGGTGCTCCGCTCGTCTGCGAGGGCAAACCCATGGCGACGGTGGCCGTGTGGATGGAGGTCGAGGCCCACCAGTTTGACCCCGTGGCGTCGAAGCTGCAGTGGGAGCTCGTGTTCAAGCCGCTGTTCGGCATGGCCGTGGACGCTGCGGCGGTCAAGGAGAACGAGGCCAAGCTCGTCAAGGTCCTCGACGTCTACGAGGCGCGGCTGGGCCAGTCCAAGTACCTGGGCTGCGACTGCTTCACCCTCGCCGACCTCCACCACATCCCGACCCTGACCAACCTGATGGGGACACCGTTGAAGGAGCTGTTCGAAGCCCGCCCTAAGGTAAGCGCTTGGGTGGCCGACATCATGGCCCGGCCGGCTTGGGCCAAGGTTCTTGCCATGAGGAACAAGCAGTGA